The following are encoded together in the Pontibacter liquoris genome:
- a CDS encoding ATP-binding protein: MGIIKDSTKAKVIFGFSTGFAIVLLAIYLTYSSFTRLVNSVEVLAQPNVKLVKLQHTLASLASAESSIRAYTLTTHEKHFTAYLSNLDTIRSQIDSLRIMMSASPTELAQVDSMASLLQTKKNSLKQYVALKKEQKRNDYSDKALRQIAFAATPRPASTTIRQNTTTTTVITDVPPAPDEAKEVTREQPKKGILGKLFSKKEEKPEAPPAPAPKVLVPQLNVTREIEIDTNRAAGGKVADLTRIRRILNRIQQEADQDEKELTNKALTLLQEDKMMMDQIRSMMYNLEHYEMMRARERSQLARSEAKQTSLILFCIGIAGLISGVAFILIILRDITRNNHYRSRLISSRKDAVQLARAKEAFVANMSHEMRTPLNVILGFTQVLRHTNLQPEQSEHLQAVHGAGQHLLHIVNDVLDLSKIEAGKLSINHAPFRLSQLMAEVEQAFTLKASSKGLRFVCLKDEKFPNELIGDELRLKQILFNLIDNAIKFTHEGRIEVYFHLKAQRRTRVVAAISVTDTGIGISPERLGHVFGEFNQADDSIMRKYGGTGLGLSISKKLVEMQGGTLSVHSTRGEGTNFTMVLPLQKAAFVPAKEVATTVPVPHEKAFSGMRALVIDDDAYSRTLCELILSRWGMKVALANDGQEALQQASRFKFDVVLTDMQLPGMSGKKVARAIRKMDPNVPIMALTANIMGNDNNFFKNTPIVAFLLKPYTEQELYSTLTRLLPTGKALPQPVLPLPAAPKAQPSETTGQPLYNLAEIKQFTGADTETLVSVLEVMLEDQELNLKQMAEAQQKEDWEAVASIAHKMLTAFKHLKAHTVTPDLELLEQGLRQKGPATHQLKALTASVNHQATQVLQALTAATEELREASTRAVIA, translated from the coding sequence ATGGGCATTATTAAGGATAGTACAAAAGCAAAAGTAATATTTGGATTCAGCACCGGCTTTGCCATTGTGCTGCTGGCCATTTACCTGACCTACAGCAGTTTTACGCGGCTGGTAAATTCGGTAGAGGTGCTGGCGCAACCAAACGTAAAACTTGTGAAGCTGCAGCATACGCTGGCCAGCCTGGCCTCGGCCGAAAGCTCTATCCGCGCCTATACGCTTACGACGCACGAAAAGCACTTTACCGCTTACCTGAGCAACCTCGATACGATTCGCAGCCAGATCGATTCGCTGCGCATCATGATGTCGGCCAGCCCCACCGAACTGGCCCAGGTAGATTCGATGGCCAGCCTGCTGCAGACAAAGAAAAATAGTCTGAAGCAGTATGTGGCCCTGAAGAAAGAACAGAAACGTAACGACTATTCGGACAAGGCCCTGCGGCAGATCGCGTTTGCCGCCACGCCACGGCCGGCCTCTACTACTATCCGCCAGAATACCACCACCACCACGGTGATCACGGATGTGCCACCAGCGCCCGATGAAGCCAAGGAGGTCACTCGCGAGCAACCTAAAAAAGGAATACTCGGAAAGCTGTTCTCCAAAAAAGAAGAGAAGCCGGAAGCGCCTCCGGCTCCGGCTCCCAAGGTGCTGGTGCCCCAGCTCAATGTAACCCGCGAGATCGAGATTGACACGAACAGGGCGGCTGGTGGCAAAGTGGCTGACCTTACCCGCATCCGGCGTATTCTGAACAGGATTCAACAGGAAGCCGACCAGGATGAGAAAGAGCTAACCAACAAGGCACTGACCCTGCTGCAGGAAGACAAAATGATGATGGACCAGATCCGCAGCATGATGTATAACCTGGAGCATTACGAGATGATGCGGGCCCGGGAGCGCTCGCAACTGGCGCGCAGCGAGGCCAAACAGACTTCTCTCATCCTTTTTTGTATCGGCATTGCGGGCCTTATCAGTGGCGTGGCCTTTATTCTGATTATTCTCCGTGATATTACCCGTAACAACCACTACAGATCGCGGCTCATCAGCTCACGGAAAGATGCCGTGCAGCTTGCCCGTGCCAAAGAGGCCTTTGTAGCCAACATGAGCCACGAGATGCGCACGCCCCTGAACGTTATTCTGGGCTTTACGCAGGTGCTGCGCCATACTAACCTGCAACCCGAGCAGTCAGAACACCTGCAGGCGGTACACGGCGCGGGCCAGCACCTGCTGCATATTGTAAACGATGTACTGGACCTTTCTAAAATTGAAGCCGGCAAGCTCAGCATCAACCACGCCCCGTTTCGTTTATCGCAGCTGATGGCCGAGGTAGAGCAGGCCTTTACACTGAAAGCCTCCAGCAAAGGCCTCCGGTTTGTGTGCCTCAAAGATGAGAAATTCCCCAACGAGCTGATCGGTGACGAGCTGCGACTGAAGCAGATCTTGTTCAACCTCATCGACAATGCCATCAAGTTCACGCACGAAGGCCGCATTGAAGTATACTTCCACCTGAAAGCACAGCGCCGTACGCGCGTAGTAGCCGCTATCAGCGTGACCGATACCGGCATTGGCATATCACCGGAGCGGCTGGGGCATGTGTTCGGAGAGTTTAACCAGGCCGACGATTCCATTATGCGCAAGTATGGCGGCACAGGCCTGGGCTTGTCTATCAGTAAAAAACTGGTGGAAATGCAGGGCGGTACCTTGTCGGTGCACAGCACCCGCGGCGAGGGCACCAACTTTACCATGGTGCTGCCGCTTCAGAAAGCTGCGTTTGTGCCTGCAAAAGAGGTGGCCACAACGGTGCCGGTACCACATGAAAAGGCCTTCAGTGGCATGCGCGCCCTGGTAATAGACGACGATGCCTATAGCCGCACCTTATGCGAGCTGATCCTGAGCCGCTGGGGCATGAAGGTAGCACTGGCAAACGATGGTCAGGAAGCGCTGCAGCAGGCTAGCCGCTTTAAATTTGATGTGGTGCTGACTGACATGCAACTGCCCGGTATGAGCGGCAAAAAAGTGGCCCGGGCCATTCGGAAAATGGATCCCAATGTGCCCATCATGGCGCTTACGGCGAACATCATGGGCAACGACAATAACTTTTTCAAGAACACGCCCATTGTGGCCTTCCTGTTAAAACCGTATACCGAGCAGGAACTATACAGCACCTTAACCAGGCTGCTGCCCACGGGTAAGGCTCTGCCCCAACCGGTTCTTCCGTTACCGGCCGCGCCCAAAGCGCAGCCTTCCGAAACAACCGGGCAGCCTCTTTACAACCTTGCGGAGATAAAGCAGTTTACCGGCGCCGATACCGAAACCCTGGTTTCAGTGCTGGAAGTAATGTTGGAAGACCAGGAACTGAACTTGAAGCAAATGGCCGAAGCGCAGCAAAAAGAAGACTGGGAGGCGGTGGCCAGTATAGCCCACAAAATGCTGACAGCTTTTAAGCACCTGAAAGCCCACACCGTAACGCCGGACCTGGAACTGCTGGAGCAGGGCCTGCGCCAGAAGGGACCGGCAACGCACCAGTTAAAAGCACTGACAGCATCGGTAAACCACCAGGCCACCCAGGTGCTGCAGGCGTTAACCGCAGCTACAGAAGAACTTCGCGAAGCGAGTACGCGCGCTGTTATTGCGTAG
- a CDS encoding TPM domain-containing protein, protein MKHSLFLLYFCLLSLLGFGQNSDFPPRPNPPRLVNDLAKMLSPDEEQALEQKLVNYNDTTSTQIAVVTITSIGGYDVADYADRLGEQWGVGGKKNDNGVLILVAKDERKVTLRTGYGMEHIIPDAIAKQITEYTISPAFKQGQYYRGLDAATTEIIQRASGEYQADPQAANGQEDGGPSVFFIILIVFLILFILSRRGGGRGGGRRGYSRTFGGGPLFIPGMLGGGRGFGGGGGFGGGGGGFGGFGGGSFGGGGASSSW, encoded by the coding sequence ATGAAGCACTCCCTATTTTTACTATACTTCTGCCTGCTGAGCCTGCTTGGCTTTGGGCAAAACAGCGACTTCCCGCCGCGGCCTAACCCGCCGCGCCTGGTAAACGACCTGGCCAAAATGCTTAGCCCGGACGAAGAACAGGCCCTGGAGCAGAAGCTGGTCAATTACAACGATACCACTTCCACCCAGATCGCCGTTGTTACCATCACTTCCATCGGGGGTTATGACGTAGCGGATTACGCCGACCGCTTAGGCGAACAATGGGGCGTTGGGGGTAAGAAAAATGACAACGGCGTGCTTATACTTGTGGCGAAAGACGAGCGCAAGGTTACGCTTCGCACCGGTTACGGCATGGAGCACATTATTCCGGATGCCATCGCCAAACAAATCACCGAATACACCATCAGCCCGGCCTTTAAGCAGGGGCAATACTACCGGGGCTTGGACGCAGCCACCACCGAGATCATCCAGCGGGCCAGCGGCGAATACCAGGCCGATCCACAGGCCGCAAACGGCCAGGAAGATGGTGGTCCTTCCGTCTTCTTTATCATACTTATCGTTTTCCTGATCTTATTTATTCTTTCGAGGCGAGGTGGCGGCCGTGGTGGTGGCCGGCGCGGTTACTCCCGTACCTTTGGTGGCGGGCCGCTGTTTATTCCCGGCATGCTGGGCGGTGGCCGCGGCTTTGGTGGCGGCGGTGGTTTTGGTGGAGGAGGCGGCGGTTTCGGTGGCTTTGGCGGCGGCTCCTTTGGCGGGGGCGGCGCCAGCAGCAGCTGGTAA
- a CDS encoding TPM domain-containing protein, with protein MPKDIITPEDEQKITDAIREAESNTSGEIRVHIESNCTQDVLDRATEIFGELNMHHTQLRNGVLFYLALDDHQFAVLGDAGINAIVPDNFWEDITAAAVRHFKQNNYGEGLAQGIRMAGQQLKHHFPYNAQGDSNELSDDISFGD; from the coding sequence ATGCCCAAAGACATCATCACACCCGAAGACGAGCAAAAGATTACCGACGCGATCCGGGAAGCGGAATCCAATACCTCCGGCGAGATACGGGTGCACATCGAAAGCAACTGCACGCAAGATGTGCTGGACCGTGCCACCGAGATTTTTGGCGAGCTAAACATGCACCATACCCAGTTGCGCAACGGCGTTTTGTTTTACCTGGCGCTGGACGACCACCAGTTTGCCGTATTGGGCGATGCTGGCATCAACGCTATTGTACCGGATAATTTCTGGGAAGATATCACGGCTGCAGCTGTGCGTCACTTCAAGCAAAATAATTATGGTGAGGGGCTGGCCCAAGGCATCCGGATGGCCGGCCAGCAGCTCAAGCATCATTTCCCTTACAATGCCCAAGGCGACTCCAATGAACTGAGCGACGATATCTCGTTCGGAGACTAA
- a CDS encoding LemA family protein, translating to MKRLFFYLIGFVILVSQSSCGYNTMVQKDETVEAAWANVQNAYQRRADLVPNLVNTVKGAANFEKSTLTDVINARAKATSVNINANDLTPENVQKFQAAQGELSGALSRLLVSVERYPDLKSNQNFLELQAQLEGTENRIAVERRKFNETVQDYNSYIRSFPRNFIAGWTGFEKKGYFEADAASQKAPSVQF from the coding sequence ATGAAAAGATTATTTTTTTACCTGATCGGCTTTGTCATACTTGTGTCGCAGTCTTCGTGTGGCTACAACACCATGGTGCAGAAAGATGAAACCGTAGAGGCGGCCTGGGCCAACGTGCAGAATGCCTACCAGCGCCGCGCCGACCTGGTTCCTAACCTGGTAAATACCGTAAAGGGAGCCGCTAACTTCGAGAAAAGCACCCTGACCGATGTGATCAATGCCCGAGCCAAAGCGACCAGCGTCAACATTAATGCCAACGACCTGACCCCGGAAAACGTGCAGAAATTCCAGGCCGCCCAAGGCGAACTGAGCGGTGCGCTGAGCCGGTTGCTGGTATCCGTAGAACGCTACCCGGATCTGAAGTCCAACCAGAATTTCCTGGAGCTACAGGCGCAGCTGGAAGGCACCGAGAACCGCATTGCCGTGGAACGGCGCAAGTTCAACGAAACCGTGCAGGACTATAACTCTTATATCCGCTCTTTCCCGCGCAACTTTATTGCCGGCTGGACAGGCTTTGAGAAGAAGGGCTACTTTGAGGCCGACGCTGCTTCGCAGAAAGCCCCGTCGGTACAGTTCTAG
- a CDS encoding sugar phosphate nucleotidyltransferase, which translates to MKAIIPVAGIGSRLRPHTHTQPKSLVPVADNTILGHIIDKLLEAGIVDFVFIIGYLGEKIEQYVRHKYPQLHAEFVVQEPREGLGHALWVARHTYENEESVLIMLGDAIVDVDLKAIMQAPHSVLGVKKVAKPSLFGVTEVGNDEFIVKLVEKPKIPKSNFALVGLYKIGNPRKLIESLEYIITEDIRTQNEYHLTDALMHMIKTGEKMATWSVDHWFDCGRKETLLEANATLLARQNFRNRDYSTLCPGCIIIPPVSIGEGCTITHSIIGPNVAIGDNTTITNTILSNSIIGSFSELRYAVMQDSIIGSDASFKGFSHSLNIGDSTEINFGQ; encoded by the coding sequence ATGAAAGCAATTATACCTGTCGCAGGCATTGGTTCCAGGCTTCGTCCGCACACGCACACACAGCCTAAGTCGCTGGTGCCCGTGGCTGACAATACCATCCTGGGCCATATCATCGATAAGCTGCTGGAGGCGGGTATTGTGGATTTTGTTTTCATCATTGGCTACCTGGGTGAGAAGATAGAGCAGTATGTGCGGCACAAGTACCCGCAGCTGCACGCCGAGTTTGTGGTGCAGGAGCCCCGCGAAGGCCTGGGGCACGCGCTGTGGGTGGCCCGCCATACCTACGAGAACGAAGAAAGCGTGCTCATCATGCTGGGCGATGCCATTGTGGACGTGGACCTGAAAGCCATTATGCAGGCGCCGCACTCGGTGCTGGGCGTTAAAAAAGTGGCCAAGCCCTCGCTGTTCGGGGTAACGGAAGTAGGCAACGATGAGTTTATCGTTAAGTTGGTAGAGAAGCCCAAGATCCCGAAGTCGAATTTTGCGCTAGTAGGCTTGTACAAGATCGGCAACCCTCGCAAACTGATCGAATCGCTGGAGTACATCATCACCGAGGACATCCGCACCCAGAACGAATACCATTTGACCGACGCGCTGATGCACATGATCAAGACCGGCGAGAAAATGGCGACCTGGAGCGTGGACCACTGGTTTGACTGCGGCCGCAAAGAAACGCTGCTGGAGGCCAATGCCACGCTGCTGGCCCGGCAGAACTTCCGCAACCGCGACTATTCTACGCTGTGCCCGGGCTGTATTATCATTCCGCCAGTAAGTATAGGCGAGGGGTGCACCATTACCCATTCTATTATTGGCCCCAATGTAGCCATCGGCGACAATACCACCATCACCAACACCATTCTCAGCAACTCCATCATCGGTTCCTTCTCCGAGCTGCGCTACGCCGTCATGCAGGATTCCATCATCGGCAGCGACGCCTCTTTCAAAGGGTTCAGCCACAGCCTCAACATCGGCGACAGCACCGAGATCAATTTCGGACAGTAA
- a CDS encoding 2OG-Fe(II) oxygenase, translating into MEEEPDEKIVLKFEQIADRLSDKGYAIVDNFLTPSEVRELLHVLTHHREQGTFKKAGIGTADQFTVDKQVRGDYIRWIEPQEALPPTKVFLERMNEVMRYINRTCFLGLKDYEFHFTMYPVGTVYQRHLDQFQTNDHRQLSFICYLNEDWLPEHGGNLRLYLPQPDGAEETVDVLPVAGRLACFRSNLIPHEVLAATRPRYSLTGWMLDQLNELTFL; encoded by the coding sequence ATGGAAGAGGAACCGGACGAAAAAATAGTGCTGAAGTTTGAGCAGATTGCTGACAGGCTTTCGGACAAAGGCTACGCCATTGTCGATAATTTTCTCACGCCCAGCGAAGTGCGCGAGCTGCTGCACGTGCTGACGCACCACCGGGAGCAGGGTACCTTTAAAAAAGCGGGCATCGGCACCGCCGACCAGTTTACAGTAGACAAGCAGGTGCGCGGGGATTACATCCGCTGGATCGAGCCACAGGAAGCCCTGCCGCCCACCAAAGTTTTTCTGGAACGCATGAACGAGGTGATGCGCTATATTAACCGCACCTGCTTTTTGGGCCTGAAAGATTATGAATTCCACTTTACGATGTACCCCGTGGGCACCGTTTACCAGCGCCACCTGGATCAGTTCCAGACCAACGACCATCGCCAGCTGTCGTTTATCTGCTACCTGAACGAAGACTGGCTGCCCGAACACGGCGGCAACCTGCGTTTATACTTGCCCCAGCCGGATGGCGCGGAAGAAACAGTGGACGTGCTGCCCGTTGCCGGTCGCCTGGCCTGCTTCCGCAGCAACCTGATCCCACACGAAGTGCTGGCTGCCACCCGCCCCCGCTACAGCCTGACGGGCTGGATGCTAGACCAACTGAACGAACTGACCTTTTTGTAA
- a CDS encoding prolyl oligopeptidase family serine peptidase → MIKKTTMLLLAGGFTAVSACKSTKTDTTATTMTDQTTTAAAATPAAVALDYPKTKKSDQTDDYFGTNVADPYRWQETHDEALDAWIAQENQVTQSYFASIPFRDNIKSRLTQIWNYPKYGAPFKEGGKYYFFKNDGLQNQSVLYVQPSLEAEPKVFLDPNKFSNDGTVALSSLEFSKDGKYVAYGTSSGGSDWNTYYVLDATTGKKLADEVEWVKFSGPSWYKDGFFYSRYDAPTEGNKLANKNEYHKVYYHKVGTPQTQDNLVYEDKAHALRNFYGQTTEDERFLVLNVSEGASGANALYYKDLTNSKASIKPIVEDFESEYNVVDNMGDKLLVRTNKNAPRYRLVLIDPKKPQEKNWQVLIPESADVMTGVSLVGGRIIATYMKDASSLVTVFDTKGKQLNKVELPGIGTVGGFSGKKEDQETFFTFTSFTYPPTIYRYDVPKNKVTLFRKSEVDINTDAFETKQVFYTSKDGTKVPMFIVHKKGLVLNGNNPTMLYAYGGFNISMTPSFSVSNMLWLENGGVYALPNLRGGGEYGEEWHKAGVTPNKQNVFDDFIAAAEYLIDQKYTSSEKLAVSGGSNGGLLVGAFMTQRPELAKVALPAVGVMDMLRFHKFTIGWAWVPEYGSSEASEAQFKNLYAFSPLHNIKEGVKYPATLVKTADHDDRVVPAHSFKFISTLQEKGAPGNPYLIRIDVRAGHGAGKPTSLLIQEAADTWAFVYQNMGLNPYENQ, encoded by the coding sequence ATGATAAAAAAGACTACTATGTTGTTGCTGGCCGGCGGCTTTACGGCTGTGTCGGCTTGCAAATCAACCAAAACAGACACAACTGCCACCACCATGACAGACCAAACCACTACGGCCGCGGCTGCTACGCCGGCTGCCGTAGCTTTAGATTACCCCAAAACAAAGAAATCGGACCAGACGGATGATTACTTCGGCACCAACGTAGCTGACCCATACCGCTGGCAGGAAACCCATGACGAAGCGCTGGATGCCTGGATTGCGCAGGAAAACCAGGTAACGCAAAGCTACTTTGCCAGCATCCCGTTCCGCGATAACATCAAAAGCCGCCTTACCCAGATCTGGAATTACCCGAAGTATGGCGCACCATTTAAAGAGGGCGGCAAGTACTACTTCTTTAAGAACGACGGCCTGCAGAACCAGAGCGTGCTGTATGTGCAGCCAAGCCTGGAAGCCGAGCCCAAGGTATTCCTGGACCCCAACAAGTTTTCTAATGATGGCACGGTAGCCTTGTCGTCGCTGGAGTTTTCGAAGGATGGCAAGTATGTGGCTTACGGTACGTCCAGCGGCGGCTCCGACTGGAACACTTATTATGTGCTGGATGCGACAACCGGTAAAAAGCTGGCTGATGAAGTGGAATGGGTAAAATTCTCTGGCCCGAGCTGGTACAAGGACGGTTTCTTTTACAGCCGCTACGATGCGCCTACCGAAGGCAACAAGCTGGCCAATAAGAACGAGTACCACAAAGTATACTACCACAAAGTAGGCACGCCGCAGACGCAGGACAACCTGGTGTATGAAGACAAGGCACATGCCCTGCGCAACTTTTACGGGCAGACCACCGAAGACGAGCGCTTCCTGGTGCTGAACGTGTCGGAAGGAGCCAGCGGTGCCAACGCCTTATACTACAAAGACCTGACAAACTCCAAGGCAAGTATAAAGCCCATTGTGGAGGATTTTGAGTCGGAGTATAACGTGGTAGACAACATGGGCGACAAGCTGCTGGTGCGCACCAACAAGAATGCGCCACGCTACCGCCTGGTGCTCATCGACCCGAAAAAGCCGCAGGAAAAGAACTGGCAGGTGCTCATCCCCGAGTCGGCTGACGTGATGACGGGCGTATCGCTGGTGGGTGGCCGCATCATCGCTACCTACATGAAAGATGCGTCCAGCCTGGTAACGGTGTTCGATACTAAAGGCAAGCAACTAAACAAAGTGGAACTGCCCGGCATTGGAACGGTAGGGGGCTTTAGCGGCAAAAAAGAAGACCAGGAAACCTTCTTTACCTTTACCTCTTTCACTTATCCGCCTACCATTTACCGCTACGACGTACCCAAAAACAAGGTCACGCTGTTCCGCAAATCGGAGGTAGACATCAACACCGATGCGTTCGAAACAAAACAGGTGTTTTATACTTCTAAGGATGGCACCAAAGTGCCCATGTTTATCGTGCACAAAAAAGGCCTGGTGCTGAACGGCAACAACCCGACCATGCTCTATGCTTACGGTGGCTTTAACATCTCGATGACGCCGAGCTTCAGCGTGTCGAACATGCTGTGGCTGGAGAACGGCGGCGTTTATGCGCTGCCTAACCTGCGCGGCGGTGGCGAGTATGGTGAAGAATGGCACAAAGCCGGCGTAACGCCCAACAAGCAAAACGTGTTCGACGATTTTATTGCCGCTGCCGAGTACCTGATCGACCAGAAGTATACGTCGTCGGAGAAACTGGCCGTGAGCGGCGGCTCCAATGGCGGTTTGCTGGTGGGCGCCTTTATGACACAGCGCCCCGAGTTGGCCAAAGTAGCCTTGCCTGCTGTGGGTGTCATGGACATGCTGCGCTTCCATAAGTTTACCATTGGCTGGGCGTGGGTACCCGAGTATGGCTCTTCGGAAGCCAGCGAGGCGCAGTTCAAGAACCTGTATGCCTTCTCGCCGCTGCACAACATCAAGGAAGGCGTAAAATATCCGGCCACATTGGTAAAAACAGCCGACCACGACGACCGCGTAGTGCCGGCGCACTCTTTTAAGTTTATCTCCACGCTGCAGGAAAAAGGCGCACCGGGCAATCCGTACCTCATCCGCATTGATGTGCGGGCGGGCCATGGCGCCGGCAAGCCCACCTCGCTGCTCATTCAGGAAGCCGCCGATACCTGGGCATTCGTGTACCAGAACATGGGCTTGAATCCGTACGAGAACCAGTAA
- a CDS encoding DUF5362 family protein, with protein sequence MEADLYNNNMPQSLTIDLASEDFLRHTAKWGRFLGIMGFIGVGLLVLFGLFAGSLMGNALSSKGNNGMAGFFGGGVFTVFYLVFAGLYFIPVLYLYQFSVKMQEGLRSRNQHQVTASFRNLKSLFKFMGVLTAIFLVLYALAMVFSLIGIGAAAMFS encoded by the coding sequence ATGGAAGCAGACCTTTACAACAACAACATGCCGCAAAGCCTGACGATCGATCTTGCGTCAGAAGATTTCTTGCGGCACACGGCCAAATGGGGGCGGTTTTTGGGAATCATGGGTTTTATCGGGGTGGGCCTGCTGGTGCTATTTGGGCTTTTTGCCGGCTCGCTGATGGGCAATGCTTTGTCTAGTAAGGGAAACAACGGAATGGCGGGCTTTTTTGGAGGAGGCGTTTTCACGGTGTTTTACCTGGTTTTTGCGGGGCTATACTTTATCCCGGTGCTTTATCTGTATCAATTTTCCGTGAAGATGCAGGAGGGCCTGCGCTCCCGCAACCAGCACCAGGTAACAGCCTCATTCCGGAACCTGAAATCACTCTTTAAGTTCATGGGCGTTCTGACCGCTATTTTCCTTGTTCTATACGCCCTGGCCATGGTGTTTTCGCTCATCGGCATTGGCGCAGCAGCCATGTTCAGCTAA